In Oscillatoria acuminata PCC 6304, a single window of DNA contains:
- a CDS encoding peptidylprolyl isomerase: protein MEINIRQWIVSVMILGALLIGGCAQQDVTSQPSSLPTEPPLTAQAPDAFSNLPRLEGKATVQMVINGRPVIIEVDGTNAPITAGNFVDLVQRQVYDGLMFHRVVREPEPFVVQGGDPQSKDPNFGGSLGTGGFIDPATDQQRYIPLEITPEGAPSPVYGSPLQSARINQSPVLQHKRGAVAMARSQAPNSASSQFYFALSDLQFLDGNYAVFGEVTEGMDVVDGIQEGDRIQSAQVVDGLENLRSNGPS, encoded by the coding sequence ATGGAAATTAACATCCGTCAATGGATTGTATCGGTGATGATTCTAGGTGCTTTGCTGATTGGAGGTTGCGCTCAACAAGACGTGACATCCCAGCCGTCTAGCTTGCCGACGGAACCCCCTTTAACAGCACAAGCCCCAGATGCCTTTAGCAATCTTCCCCGTCTGGAGGGAAAAGCTACGGTGCAAATGGTGATTAATGGCAGACCTGTGATCATTGAAGTGGATGGCACAAATGCGCCGATTACGGCGGGGAATTTTGTGGATTTGGTTCAGCGTCAGGTCTATGACGGATTAATGTTCCATCGGGTGGTGCGTGAACCGGAACCCTTTGTGGTTCAAGGGGGAGACCCCCAAAGCAAAGATCCAAATTTTGGGGGAAGTTTAGGCACTGGAGGTTTTATTGACCCGGCAACCGATCAGCAACGTTACATTCCGTTAGAAATTACTCCGGAAGGGGCTCCGAGTCCGGTCTATGGTTCACCGTTACAATCGGCCCGCATTAATCAAAGTCCGGTTTTGCAACATAAGCGCGGCGCGGTAGCAATGGCCCGATCGCAAGCGCCGAATTCGGCCTCTTCTCAGTTTTACTTTGCCTTGAGCGATCTCCAGTTTTTAGATGGCAATTATGCTGTTTTTGGCGAGGTGACTGAAGGCATGGATGTGGTGGATGGCATTCAAGAAGGCGATCGCATTCAGTCGGCTCAGGTCGTTGATGGCCTGGAAAATCTTCGTTCTAACGGTCCTTCCTAA
- a CDS encoding beta-ketoacyl-ACP synthase, whose product MQIVVTGMGLVCALGEGLEPVWHRLLGSESAIALGQPFPELPPRPLAQIGPTPACLDQLLEPVVTNALLDAGLVPPLPDCGVVIGSSRAHQGQLEQLARQFCQNPRGGDCNWGANWLDLLPHTPAMATARQVGSTGPVMAPMAACATGIWALAQGFELIRTGQCQQVVVGAVEAPITPLALTGFTQMSAYAKTGCYPFDRHREGLVLGEAAVVFVLESADFAHQRGVKKIYGKILGFGITNDARYANAPDEDATTAIAAVEQCLRRSQLHPSEIDYIHAHGTSTHLNDCTEAKLIASLFPQGVPVSSTKGATGHSLGASGALGAAFCLLAMRDRCLPPCVGLTVPEFELDFVRRSRQIPVERTLCFSFGFGGQNAVLALGQ is encoded by the coding sequence GTGCAAATTGTTGTTACGGGAATGGGTCTGGTTTGCGCCTTGGGTGAGGGTTTGGAGCCGGTTTGGCACAGGTTGCTGGGGTCGGAGTCAGCGATCGCCCTCGGCCAACCTTTCCCCGAACTGCCACCCCGTCCCCTCGCTCAAATTGGACCTACTCCCGCCTGCCTAGACCAACTCCTCGAACCTGTGGTGACCAACGCCCTCCTCGATGCCGGTTTGGTTCCACCCCTGCCGGATTGTGGGGTGGTGATTGGGTCGAGTCGCGCTCACCAAGGCCAATTGGAGCAACTGGCAAGGCAATTTTGTCAAAATCCCCGAGGGGGCGATTGCAATTGGGGGGCGAATTGGTTGGACCTGTTACCCCATACTCCGGCAATGGCAACGGCGCGACAGGTGGGTTCTACTGGACCCGTTATGGCACCGATGGCCGCTTGTGCTACCGGGATTTGGGCCTTGGCCCAGGGGTTTGAACTGATCCGCACGGGTCAATGTCAGCAGGTTGTGGTCGGTGCAGTAGAAGCCCCCATCACTCCCTTGGCCCTCACCGGATTTACTCAAATGAGTGCTTATGCCAAAACCGGCTGTTATCCTTTTGACCGCCATCGGGAGGGGTTAGTGTTAGGGGAAGCTGCCGTCGTTTTTGTCTTAGAATCGGCGGATTTTGCTCACCAACGTGGGGTTAAGAAAATTTATGGCAAAATCCTCGGATTTGGGATTACCAATGATGCTCGGTATGCGAATGCGCCAGATGAGGATGCAACGACGGCGATCGCTGCCGTCGAGCAGTGTTTGAGGCGATCGCAGTTGCACCCTTCAGAAATTGACTATATTCACGCTCATGGCACCAGCACCCACCTCAACGACTGCACCGAAGCCAAATTGATTGCTTCCCTGTTTCCCCAAGGTGTGCCCGTGAGTTCGACCAAAGGAGCCACAGGTCATAGTTTAGGCGCTTCTGGAGCCTTGGGCGCTGCCTTTTGTCTCCTGGCCATGCGCGATCGCTGTTTACCCCCTTGTGTGGGGTTGACAGTCCCGGAATTTGAACTGGATTTCGTGAGGCGATCGCGTCAAATCCCCGTAGAACGCACCCTCTGCTTTAGTTTTGGCTTTGGCGGACAGAATGCTGTGTTAGCGTTAGGACAATAA
- a CDS encoding photosystem I assembly protein Ycf4 — MTAKSISTSDRVLRKEIIGSRRFSNYLLVVVVNLGGVGFLLASLSSYLKVNFLPFADPTQLIFLPQGLVMGFYGVAALLLSLYLWLTILWNVGAGYNEFNKETGKVNIFRWGFPGKNRKIDISYPLEDIQSIRVEVKEGLNPKRAMYMRTKGRNPLPLSRVGQPIPLAELENEGAELARFLGVPLEGL, encoded by the coding sequence ATGACTGCAAAAAGCATCTCTACTAGCGATCGCGTACTTCGCAAAGAAATTATCGGCTCTCGCCGGTTCAGCAACTACCTTCTAGTCGTTGTCGTTAACTTAGGAGGAGTCGGCTTTCTCTTAGCCAGCCTTTCCAGTTATCTGAAAGTCAATTTTTTGCCCTTTGCAGACCCAACCCAGCTCATCTTTCTCCCCCAAGGCTTGGTCATGGGTTTTTACGGGGTAGCGGCTTTGCTGCTCTCCCTTTATCTGTGGCTGACCATTCTCTGGAATGTGGGGGCTGGCTACAACGAATTTAATAAGGAAACCGGCAAGGTTAACATCTTCCGGTGGGGATTTCCGGGCAAAAATCGTAAAATTGATATTTCCTACCCCCTAGAAGATATCCAATCCATTCGAGTTGAAGTCAAAGAAGGACTCAATCCCAAACGAGCTATGTATATGCGAACCAAAGGTCGTAATCCCCTTCCGTTGAGTCGCGTCGGTCAACCGATTCCCTTGGCGGAACTGGAAAACGAAGGTGCAGAATTAGCTCGGTTTTTAGGGGTTCCCCTCGAAGGATTATAA
- the psbD gene encoding photosystem II D2 protein (photosystem q(a) protein) — MTIAVGRAQTERGWFDVLDDWLKRDRFVFIGWSGLLLFPCAYLAVGGWLTGTTFVTSWYTHGLASSYLEGCNFLTVAVSTPPNSLGHSLLFLWGPEAQGDFTRWFQLGGLWTFVALHGAFGLIGFCLRQLEIARLLGIRPYNGLAFTGPIAVFVSVFLIYPLGQSGWFFAPSFGVAAIFRFLLFFQGFHNWTLNPFHMMGVAGILGGALLCAIHGATVENTLFEDGEGSNTFRAFEPTQAEETYSMVTANRFWSQIFGIAFSNKRWLHFFMLFVPVTGLWMSAIGVVGLGLNLRAYDFVSQELRAAEDPEFETFYTKNILLNEGIRAWMAPVDQPHENFEFPEEVLPRGNAL, encoded by the coding sequence ATGACAATAGCAGTTGGACGCGCACAGACAGAACGGGGATGGTTTGACGTCCTCGATGACTGGCTCAAGCGCGATCGCTTCGTATTTATCGGTTGGTCTGGCCTATTACTCTTCCCCTGCGCCTACCTCGCAGTGGGAGGCTGGCTGACCGGCACCACCTTCGTCACCTCTTGGTACACCCACGGATTAGCTTCCTCCTATTTAGAAGGTTGCAACTTCCTCACGGTAGCCGTTTCAACTCCCCCCAACAGTCTGGGACATTCCCTGCTGTTCCTCTGGGGTCCTGAAGCCCAAGGCGACTTCACCCGGTGGTTTCAACTCGGTGGTCTGTGGACCTTCGTCGCCCTGCACGGGGCCTTTGGTCTGATTGGCTTCTGCCTGCGTCAGTTGGAAATTGCCCGCCTGTTAGGGATTCGTCCCTACAACGGACTCGCCTTTACCGGACCCATTGCGGTGTTCGTCAGCGTGTTCTTGATTTACCCCTTGGGTCAATCGGGCTGGTTCTTTGCTCCGAGCTTTGGCGTTGCTGCTATCTTCCGATTCCTGTTGTTCTTCCAAGGGTTCCATAACTGGACCCTCAACCCCTTCCACATGATGGGAGTGGCGGGTATCCTGGGCGGTGCACTGCTGTGCGCCATTCACGGAGCCACCGTGGAAAATACCTTGTTTGAAGATGGTGAAGGTTCCAACACCTTCCGCGCCTTTGAACCAACTCAGGCGGAAGAAACCTACTCGATGGTTACCGCCAACCGTTTCTGGTCTCAAATTTTTGGGATTGCCTTCTCCAACAAGCGCTGGCTGCACTTCTTTATGTTGTTTGTGCCGGTAACAGGCTTGTGGATGAGTGCGATCGGGGTCGTGGGCTTAGGTTTAAACCTGCGTGCTTATGACTTCGTGTCTCAAGAACTGCGGGCTGCGGAAGACCCAGAATTTGAAACCTTCTACACTAAGAATATTCTTCTGAATGAAGGGATTCGGGCTTGGATGGCTCCGGTTGACCAGCCTCACGAAAACTTCGAGTTCCCTGAAGAAGTTCTACCTCGCGGTAACGCCCTGTAG
- a CDS encoding ATP-binding protein, whose translation MDLESHRFISYFLPEQRPELCRSATIEQFPQGTIIFEENEKPDALYLVLNGKIEFSKRGGLGQYQNVAWASENDFFGEFGVLDGQPRSARAVACTSATIAKIPRDRLMDILERSPGKVVLQLFHHIIHYLRLTTEQYVNQMVHKHKMMVVGEMANTIIHDLKSPFTGISLATSMLKDLHEDEETQEWCSLIQAQINQMLLMTEEILEFTRGTAVLNKKPLNLVENLEKFHRLNFIYWNQYNITFILQCDNIMLNADENKLMRVWQNLVGNAVEALEGQAGQIVMVATKLDRDALIKISDTGPGIPEAIQTRLFDPFVTYGKRGGTGLGTAIALSIVEAHGGDITFESQAGKGTTFYIRLPLC comes from the coding sequence ATGGATTTGGAGTCGCATCGATTTATTTCATATTTTCTCCCCGAACAAAGACCGGAATTATGCCGCAGTGCGACGATAGAACAGTTTCCTCAAGGTACGATTATTTTTGAAGAAAATGAAAAACCTGATGCGTTATATCTCGTTTTAAATGGCAAAATTGAATTTAGCAAACGAGGAGGATTAGGTCAATATCAAAACGTAGCCTGGGCTTCTGAAAATGACTTTTTTGGCGAGTTTGGTGTTTTAGATGGACAACCGCGCAGTGCCAGAGCAGTAGCTTGCACTTCCGCAACCATTGCCAAAATCCCGCGCGATCGCTTGATGGATATTTTAGAGCGCTCTCCAGGAAAGGTAGTGTTACAATTATTTCACCACATTATCCACTATTTGCGCCTAACGACCGAACAATATGTGAATCAGATGGTTCACAAACATAAAATGATGGTGGTGGGAGAAATGGCAAATACTATTATTCATGATTTAAAAAGTCCCTTTACGGGGATTTCTTTAGCCACTTCCATGTTGAAAGATTTACATGAAGATGAAGAAACTCAAGAATGGTGTAGCTTAATCCAAGCCCAAATCAATCAAATGTTACTCATGACTGAGGAGATTTTAGAATTTACTCGTGGCACGGCAGTTTTAAATAAAAAGCCTTTAAATCTAGTCGAAAATTTAGAAAAGTTTCACCGTTTAAACTTCATTTACTGGAATCAATATAATATCACCTTTATTCTTCAGTGTGATAATATTATGTTGAATGCCGATGAAAATAAACTGATGCGCGTCTGGCAGAACTTAGTCGGAAATGCAGTAGAAGCCTTAGAGGGTCAGGCGGGACAAATTGTGATGGTCGCTACCAAGCTAGACCGGGATGCCTTAATCAAAATTTCTGACACCGGCCCGGGTATTCCCGAAGCCATTCAAACCCGATTATTTGATCCCTTTGTCACCTATGGAAAGCGCGGTGGAACTGGATTAGGAACGGCAATTGCCCTTTCAATTGTGGAAGCACATGGGGGCGATATTACCTTTGAATCCCAAGCGGGAAAAGGAACAACATTTTACATCCGCTTACCCCTTTGTTGA